A segment of the Lycium barbarum isolate Lr01 chromosome 7, ASM1917538v2, whole genome shotgun sequence genome:
gcaaaattagaatttttCCGTTAAACTAGTTTACTAGGTTCCCCTACCATGAATAACCTAAATTTCATATTTTTCTAACCCCAAGAGAGCTTCCATTTCCTTTCATTACCCAAACCCCCAATTTCTAAGAGAATCATACACTAATTAACGACTAAAGTGGTCGTCTGAATTTTATGCCACTATAGTCTATGTTAACACTAAAGCCAGAAGGAGAAATGAGCTGTGGGATTTCTTAAATCAACTCAACCAACAAATTCGAGAACCATGGTCTATTATGGGTGACTTTAATGTCATCATGGAATCAAGTGTGAAAAAAGGATTCAGAAGTCATAGATTCTGTAGAAGTTTGGGTTTTAGCAAATGCATGGAAGAATGTGGAATGATGGATGCAGGATTTTCTGGGAATAACTTTACTTGGACTAATGGAAGAAGGATGAGAAACAGAATCATGAAAAGATTGGATAGGGTTATGTACAATGATAAATGGTTAGAAGAATTTTCTATTGTTACCGTTAGACACTTGCCAAGAACAGCGTCTGACCATAACACCATCCTACTCAAATGTGCTTTGAGTGATACACCTCCTATCAGATACCTCAAATTCCTCAATTTTTGGACTGACCAAATAGATTTCAAGGATATTGTGAAGAACAATGGGAGGAACATGTCAATGGCAATGCCATGTATGTGATGCAACAGAAACTAAAGAGGCTTGCTTGTTGTCTGAGCAACTGGTCTAGAAACTCTATTGGCAATGTTTTTGATAGAGTTAAAGACCTTGAACAAAAAATAGAGACTGTGAAAGCCGAATATGGAGAGAACAACACTGATGAGGCCAGATCTAAGCTACAAGTTCTTTATGCTGAGcaaattaaatgcatgaaaatgcaGAGTTCAATCTTGAAATAGAATTCAAGAGTTAAATGGGAGGAAGAAGGAGATTACAATAGTAGATATTTTTACAGTGTGATAAGGCATACGAGAAAAAGATCCTATCTACATAGAATAAAAAATGACCAGGGCCAATGGATTCAAGGCAGTGATCTGATCTCTGATGCAGCTATCCAGTATTACAATCAACTGTTTACTCAACCTCAACAAGATTATGATTTAAAATTCCTCAAAAGAATGGAACCCATTGTCACAGATGAGGACAATGATATGCTCATGAAGTTGCCTTCTGTAAAAGACATTAAAGAGGCAGTTGGTGGTCTTCATCCTGATAATGCTAGTGGACCTGATGGGTTCAATGGCCATTT
Coding sequences within it:
- the LOC132601299 gene encoding uncharacterized protein LOC132601299, with the translated sequence MGDFNVIMESSVKKGFRSHRFCRSLGFSKCMEECGMMDAGFSGNNFTWTNGRRMRNRIMKRLDRVMYNDKWLEEFSIVTVRHLPRTASDHNTILLKCALSDTPPIRYLKFLNFWTDQIDFKDIVKNNGRNMSMAMPCM